One Ardenticatenales bacterium genomic region harbors:
- a CDS encoding carbohydrate kinase family protein, which produces MQRVLVLGGVSYNMMIYVPAFPQPRAQTIFSHGYHETVGSSGAGKALNLHKLGLNVTLYALIGDDAAGEQAQTFFRQQGVRFCAGLDPGGTRRHVNLMDEAGERISIFIADGTFEPPLDLDEVDGLVAARDHVVLNITNYCRHFIPLIRAHHKPLWCDIHDYDGQNPYHHAFINAADYIFMSSANMPAYRDFMQRLIAQGKQLVVCTHGKQGATALTATGEWVETAAMPVTSLVDTNGAGDAFFAGTYYGIAHGHTLQHSLRLGAAAAGMCVTSPELAAPDLTPATLEATSRHWSPAT; this is translated from the coding sequence ATGCAACGCGTACTCGTCCTCGGTGGCGTTTCTTACAATATGATGATTTATGTGCCGGCATTTCCCCAACCACGCGCGCAAACCATTTTTAGCCACGGCTACCACGAAACAGTCGGCTCCTCCGGCGCGGGCAAGGCCCTCAACCTGCACAAGCTGGGGCTGAACGTGACCCTCTACGCCCTCATTGGGGACGACGCGGCGGGAGAACAGGCGCAGACATTCTTCCGGCAGCAGGGCGTGCGCTTTTGCGCCGGGCTGGACCCCGGCGGCACACGCCGCCACGTGAACTTGATGGACGAAGCGGGCGAGCGTATTTCCATCTTCATTGCCGATGGCACATTTGAGCCGCCGCTGGACCTGGATGAAGTGGATGGGTTGGTGGCCGCGCGCGATCATGTGGTGCTGAATATCACGAATTATTGCCGGCATTTCATCCCCCTCATCCGCGCCCACCACAAACCCCTCTGGTGCGACATCCACGACTACGACGGCCAGAACCCCTACCACCACGCCTTCATCAACGCCGCCGACTACATCTTCATGAGTTCCGCCAATATGCCGGCCTATCGTGACTTCATGCAGCGCCTAATCGCCCAGGGCAAGCAGCTTGTCGTCTGCACCCACGGCAAGCAAGGCGCCACCGCCCTCACCGCCACCGGCGAATGGGTGGAAACCGCCGCCATGCCGGTCACGAGCCTGGTGGACACCAACGGAGCCGGGGATGCCTTCTTCGCGGGAACCTACTACGGCATCGCCCACGGCCACACCCTCCAGCACAGCCTGCGCCTGGGCGCGGCGGCTGCCGGCATGTGCGTTACCTCCCCCGAA
- a CDS encoding HAD-IB family phosphatase, protein MAEQAGGAGPAVASDLEGTLTAGIIWRAMRNYLTTHGYARRYRAFFWPRLPQLLRYRLRLVDERAFKEQWLTELLRLYRGFSRAAFQDMAEWVVANELWPQRRQAVVTELRRYQQSGCRVIIISGLFEPILDVFVRQLGQMEAMGTSIVFDGDTFTGEIRDGLNVGERKVARLRAFAADDGLIEAAYGDTKRDIPMLSMSRHPVAVYPDETLRETALARGWRVLES, encoded by the coding sequence ATGGCTGAGCAGGCTGGTGGAGCGGGGCCGGCGGTGGCTTCTGATCTAGAGGGGACGTTAACTGCCGGCATTATCTGGCGAGCCATGCGCAACTATCTGACCACGCATGGCTACGCCCGCCGCTACCGCGCCTTTTTTTGGCCCCGCCTGCCACAACTGCTGCGCTATCGCCTGCGGCTGGTTGACGAACGCGCCTTCAAAGAACAGTGGCTCACCGAACTCCTGCGCCTTTACCGAGGATTTAGCCGGGCCGCGTTCCAAGACATGGCGGAATGGGTGGTCGCCAATGAACTTTGGCCGCAGCGGCGGCAGGCCGTGGTAACGGAACTACGCCGCTACCAGCAAAGCGGCTGCCGCGTCATCATCATTTCTGGTCTTTTTGAACCGATTCTGGATGTTTTCGTGCGCCAGTTGGGGCAAATGGAGGCGATGGGTACATCCATCGTCTTTGATGGCGACACCTTCACCGGCGAAATCCGCGACGGGCTGAATGTAGGGGAGCGCAAGGTCGCGCGACTGCGGGCGTTTGCCGCGGACGATGGCCTGATCGAGGCCGCCTATGGCGATACAAAGCGGGATATCCCTATGCTGTCCATGAGCCGCCACCCTGTAGCCGTCTACCCTGACGAGACGCTGCGCGAGACGGCGCTGGCGCGTGGCTGGCGCGTCTTGGAATCATGA